Proteins co-encoded in one Ooceraea biroi isolate clonal line C1 chromosome 9, Obir_v5.4, whole genome shotgun sequence genomic window:
- the LOC105275993 gene encoding MAP kinase-activating death domain protein isoform X10 — MDIQKKFLCPRLVDYLAIVGARMPAASRQPVQVPELLRRYPVEDHKDFPLPLDMVYFCQPEGCSSVGPKRTALREATSFTFTLTDKDSGKTRYGICVNFYRPTERAGLAAGGGIAMKREKYNTTFRRESWRKSMERSTDSAFSSDYRSSAVGPSDSERDCPSSRRDSDTPQVPHAPRLDIIAPSGDSESGGSHSPSPRASRRRQRVRNYSLTSLCIISHHPFFTMFRECLFVLKKIIDACNESFSPQKVGASRQTNRDTVWSVLTGQALGDTPSIVLHDVREIETWILRLLSSPVPVPTKTRVEIEIISPNLQPPLCFALPDHTRFTLVDFPLHLPLELLGVDICLKVLTLILLENKIVLQSRDYNALSMSVMAFVTMIYPLEYMFPAIPLLPTCMSCAEQLLLAPTPFVIGIPASFLLYKKNFNMPDDIWLVDLDSNKITAPSSLCDDSLPPLPEPEGTILKNHLKQAMQLMDQVGSSAMASMTGPPLPLQDTSPRLSFQAPSRRESTASHHSTLSVASTKHRPSIDHHAHIQHTPLNSPSMSSSSSPPRRSSVSQSIGGAGSVGPRTPGQSPAPFNPFIYGNDVDSVDIATRVAMVRFFNSQNLLANFTEHTRTLRLYPRPVVAFQINSFLRSRPRKSSFLNRFARTQAVEFLAEWSLTPSNVAFLRVQTGVFDPAQIGDKPRWYATNLEPIYFPVWDSGSSLANALKAMREHESQPTDESGSDSEGAESTSSSYSSLSDFVSEMASSDLSPGYSCPQVSQPQMSLSVDPKNVYNPPSSLQYPGVEEDSPVRPESPPSTSSSHSDLSSPSFNRDSELELNPKVHEGSQSTNDKEEGGSFESDSASTITPRTILSAQSSVGQFTGISMGSLGTQSSLNDTERPATPHRTSRISRYVTPVPPTGPGLQRQPSVGNVLARASSFNTVGPLLPRQISATADHHHEVTVQLQRQASAGATVTQKSSDDKTVQRQNSGGSTTATGNGVLRQGSQGSLFEQIASQAKDLVRETTRQSSQDGLLAHMDKLKHQAKEKITEAGEDSLFAPLEQLTLQTKKAMGEATKSVQEVSKTALEASKTAAGVSKNTLDDLTYVGKSTLGDLTKSAKEVAAKKGLLKSLGESQQSPVHSPSSPNVTQPRKESVSNQLVASDTRGGVGRDFFSNISSDLNGFAAQTSSMFSDLFGSKNSSSRGSSFFPQNQKSKEKSNPILGPFPKVAAKTGLVERSSLIKHSTHKVNQEDAQRMQNAERSSTNSDNQAFLNDVVTQVLSGEGVGWLKLNRLKKLMEDENYRDLVVTKLNKGLSRKISPDDHIDDVAISKPVYKGMLKCLQAVTHGLAHTYNNFGLGGMASVFQLMEIAHTHYWSKDLSGEGGFDSSLMSQASSPFGSRENLKSPQSPNQPEFTDTTQKTELPQVHLDTPQGPPTADTGQSTTDMFLDMFTKKGKFLSKLTSFDSESGRGGETGSSEALSTDGGSIITNPAFRQAHQASFRSTVSDSEVEQGNFPRQGKQRSGSVWSSKSSLSTGFRYHGGSLVPTTALPSPESARTYLFEGLLGKERSLLWDEMQFWEDAFLDAVSQERDMMGMDQGPGEMVERYKSLSESERRRLEHEEDRLLCTLLHNLTAILVMLKVDKNELKRKVRRLLGKSHIGLIYSQELNQLLDQINNLHGNDIDLKPLTSRQMHRQSFTVHSGVDAEGELRFLEVRHDGLVLRSVNGVIVERWWYERVVNMTYSPKNKVLCLWRRSGGDTELHKYYTKKCKDVYYCIKDAMEKAAARGRGTNVGYELGGEFPVQDMRTGEGGLLQVCMEGVGLLFANSKDFEFFVRLDHIRKCFTQKDGIFVLEEFNPKTRQVIQRKYKSQMASDICYAVICVFSYVAAGSEQRKQQQHPQQQSQQQPQQPQQPQQPQQPQQSQQQQQPQQQPQSQYTPHQQRQHSHQLQLQQQQLQQQQQSRYPNVTSQTYRNPQPNKDPHPRQH; from the exons gTCCCGGAGTTATTACGCAGATATCCTGTGGAGGATCACAAGGACTTTCCTCTGCCTCTGGACATGGTGTACTTCTGCCAACCAGAAGGTTGCAGCAGCGTGGGACCAAAACGCACGGCCTTGCGAGAGGCGACATCGTTCACTTTCACCCTCACCGACAAAGATTCAG GAAAAACGCGTTACGGGATCTGCGTGAATTTTTATCGACCTACGGAAAGAGCGGGGCTTGCGGCTGGCGGGGGAATTGcgatgaagagagagaagtacAACACCACGTTTCGAAGGGAAAGCTGGAGGAAGAGCATGGAAAGAAGCACGGACTCCGCTTTTTCTAG CGACTATAGGAGCAGTGCAGTAGGTCCTAGTGATTCTGAAAGAGATTGCCCCAGCAGTAGAAGAGACTCGGACACCCCGCAGGTTCCCCATGCTCCAAGACTGGACATTATTGCACCGAGTGGAGACAGCGAGAGCGGCGGCAGTCATTCCCCATCGCCACGTGCTTCTCGAAGACGTCAA AGAGTTCGCAATTATTCTTTGACTTCGCTGTGCATCATATCGCATCATCCGTTTTTCACGATGTTTCGGGAGTGTCTTTTCGTTCTGAAGAAAATCATTGACGCGTGCAATGAAAGTTTCTCGCCGCAAAAAGTGGGAGCTTCCCGGCAAACGAACAG AGATACAGTGTGGAGCGTTTTGACGGGCCAAGCTCTGGGAGACACGCCGTCTATCGTGCTTCATGACGTTCGTGAAATCGAAACGTGGATATTGCGTTTGCTGAGCAGCCCCGTGCCCGTCCCAACAAAAACGCGcgttgaaattgaaataatatcgcCAAACCTGCAACCCCCACTGTGTTTCGCTCTGCCGGACCATACGAGGTTCACCCTGGTCGATTTTCCTCTGCATCTTCCGTTGGAGCTACTAGGCGTCGATATATGTCTGAAAGTCCTCACGCTGATCCTCTTGGAGAATAAG ATCGTGCTTCAATCCCGCGACTACAATGCCCTGTCGATGTCCGTTATGGCATTCGTTACAATGATCTATCCATTGGAGTACATGTTTCCCGCGATACCTTTGCTACCCACGTGCATGAGTTGTGCCGAGCAGTTACTGCTTGCGCCGACGCCCTTCGTGATCGGAATACCCGCATCCTTTTTGCTATACAAGAAGAACTTCAATATGCCTGACGATATCTGGCTGGTGGACTTGGACAGCAATAAAATAACGGCGCCAAGTTCATTATGTGACGATAGTCTGCCACCGCTACCAGAACCAGAAGGCACTATCTTGAAGAATCATCTGAAGCAG GCAATGCAACTGATGGATCAAGTTGGCTCTAgt gcAATGGCAAGCATGACGGGTCCTCCATTACCATTACAAGACACCTCACCGCGCCTTTCCTTTCAAGCACCGAGTAGGAGAGAAAGCACGGCGTCGCATCATTCCACTTTAAG TGTAGCTTCAACGAAGCACAGACCGAGTATCGATCATCACGCACACATTCAACACACTCCGTTGAACTCGCCGAGCATGAGCTCGTCGTCGAGTCCGCCGCGTCGGTCATCGGTGTCTCAGTCGATCGGGGGAGCTGGATCAGTAGGACCTAGGACGCCCGGCCAGAGTCCGGCGCCCTTCAACCCTTTCATCTATGGGAATGATGTGGATTCCGTGGACATCGCTACACGGGTGGCCATGGTGCGGTTCTTCAACTCGCAGAATTTGCTAGCCAATTTCACCGAGCACACGCGCACCCTGCGGCTGTATCCCCGGCCAGTGGTGGCTTTCCAAATCAACTCATTCCTTCGTTCGCGGCCCAGAAAGAGCAGTTTCTTGAACAGATTCGCGCGTACTCAGGCGGTCGAGTTTTTGGCCGAATGGTCGCTCACGCCGAGTAACGTGGCCTTCCTCCGGGTGCAGACGGGTGTGTTCGACCCCGCGCAAATCGGCGATAAGCCACGATGGTACGCGACCAATCTCGAACCGATCTACTTCCCTGTATGGGACTCCGGCAGTTCGCTGGCAAATGCTCTGAAGGCGATGAGAGAGCATGAAAGTCAACCCACCGACGAGAGCGGCTCCGACTCCGAAGGTGCCGAGAGTACAAGTTCCTCTTATTCCTCTCTGAGCGATTTTGTTTCTGAGATGGCATCGTCGGATCTGTCACCGG GTTACAGCTGTCCACAAGTGAGCCAACCCCAAATGTCGCTTTCGGTGGATCCGAAGAATGTCTACAATCCTCCGAGTTCCTTACAATATCCAGGAGTGGAGGAGGATTCACCAGTACGACCCGAGAGCCCACCGAGTACTTCTTCTAGTCACAGTGATCTGAGTAGTCCGAGCTTTAACAGGGACTCCGAGCTCGAATTAAATCCAAAAGTTCACGAGGGTTCGCAATCTACTAAT GATAAAGAGGAGGGTGGTAGCTTTGAGTCAGACTCCGCGTCGACAATAACACCGCGCACAATCCTGAGCGCACAAAGTTCGGTAGGACAATTCACAGGGATAAGCATGGGATCTTTAGGCACTCAATCTTCGCTCAACGACACTGAACGTCCTGCCACTCCTCACAGGACTTCGCGTATCAGTAGATATGTCACTCCT GTTCCACCCACTGGACCAGGTCTACAACGTCAGCCAAGTGTCGGCAACGTCTTGGCTAGAGCCTCCAGCTTCAACACCGTCGGACCTCTTTTGCCGCGACAGATAAGCGCTACCGCCGATCATCATCACGAAGTAACGGTGCAGCTTCAGCGCCAGGCATCGGCGGGAGCAACGGTCACGCAGAAATCAAGCGACGACAAAACGGTGCAACGACAAAACAGCGGCGGTAGTACCACTGCCACCGGAAATGGTGTTCTGCGACAGGGCTCGCAAGGCTCGCTGTTCGAGCAGATCGCCAGCCAGGCAAAGGACTTGGTGCGCGAAACAACTAGGCAGAGCAGTCAAGACGGGTTGCTCGCACACATGGACAAG CTTAAGCATCAGGCGAAAGAGAAGATTACAGAGGCAGGCGAAGACAGCTTATTTGCGCCGCTAGAGCAA ttGACGCTGCAAACTAAGAAAGCGATGGGCGAAGCCACCAAGTCCGTGCAGGAGGTGTCGAAGACAGCGTTGGAGGCGAGCAAGACTGCAGCGGGCGTCAGCAAGAATACATTGGACGATCTGACGTATGTGGGCAAGAGCACATTAGGTGACCTGACGAAAAGTGCGAAGGAAGTCGCCGCGAAGAAAGGCTTACTCAAG AGTCTCGGAGAGTCGCAACAATCGCCAGTACACTCTCCATCGTCTCCCAATGTAACACAGCCGCGAAAAGAGTCGGTCAGTAATCAACTGGTCGCATCGGACACGCGGGGCGGCGTCGGCCGGGATTTCTTCAGCAATATTAGTAGTGATTTAAACGGTTTCGCTGCGCAGACTAGCAGTATGTTCAGTGATTTATTCG GTAGTAAAAATAGTTCTAGTCGAGGCAGTAGCTTCTTCCCGCAAAATCAGAAGTCGAAAGAGAAGAGCAATCCGATCCTTGGACCATTTCCTAAAG ttGCAGCGAAAACGGGATTGGTAGAGCGTTCCTCGTTGATAAAACATTCTACGCATAAAGTTAATCAGGAAGATGCGCAGAGAATGCAAAACGCGGAACGTTCTAGCACAAATAGTGACAATCAAGCCTTTTTGAACGAT GTTGTAACGCAAGTCTTGTCCGGGGAAGGTGTTGGTTGGCTCAAATTGAACAGATTGAAGAAGCTGATGGAAGACGAAAACTATCGGGATCTGGTCGTGACGAAACTGAATAAAGGTCTCAGTAGGAAGATCAGTCCGGATGATCACATTGACGATGTG GCCATATCGAAACCCGTATACAAGGGAATGCTAAAGTGCCTTCAAGCAGTGACGCATGGTCTCGcgcatacatataataattttggaCTAGGCGGAATGGCTTCTGTCTTCCAACTGATGGAAATCGCTCACACGCACTATTGGAGCAAAGATCTATCCGGGGAGGGTGGTTTCGACAGTTCTTTGATGTCACAG GCGTCCAGCCCATTCGGTAGTAGGGAAAACTTAAAATCTCCGCAATCTCCGAATCAGCCTGAGTTCACGGATACCACGCAAAAAACAG AACTGCCGCAAGTGCATTTGGACACGCCGCAAGGACCACCGACAGCAGACACGGGTCAATCGACAACGGACATGTTTCTGGATATGTTCACGAAGAAAGGGAAATTTCTAAGCAAGCTCACTTCATTTGACTCCGAG AGTGGGCGGGGTGGTGAAACGGGAAGCAGCGAAGCTTTATCCACAGACGGAGGTAGCATTATCACTAATCCTGCTTTTCGGCAAGCGCACCAAGCTTCCTTCCGAAGCACTGTGTCTGATAGCGAGGTCGAGCAAGGCAAT TTTCCCCGGCAAGGCAAGCAACGTTCCGGGAGCGTCTGGTCTAGCAAATCATCTCTGAGTACCGGATTCCGATACCACGGCGGAAGTTTAGTACCCACTACAGCGTTACCGAGTCCGGAATCCGCGAGAACATATCTTTTCGAAG GTCTATTAGGAAAGGAGAGGTCGCTCCTCTGGGACGAAATGCAATTCTGGGAGGATGCATTCTTGGATGCCGTTTCACAAGAACGTGATATGATGGGTATGGATCAAGGCCCCGGGGAAATGGTAGAAAG ATACAAGAGTTTAAGCGAAAGCGAAAGGCGGCGATTGGAGCACGAGGAAGATAGACTACTATGCACTCTCCTGCACAATCTCACTGCTATCCTGGTGATGTTAAAAGTCGACAAGAACGAACTGAAGCGAAAGGTGCGCAGGTTGCTGGGCAAGAGTCACATCGGCCTCATCTACAGTCAAGAATTGAATCAACTTCTCGACCAAATAAATAATCTC CATGGAAACGACATTGATTTGAAGCCTTTGACGTCACGACAAATGCACCGACAGTCGTTTACTGTGCATTCGGGGGTCGACGCCGAGGGTGAGCTGCGGTTCCTCGAGGTTCGCCACGACGGTCTCGTGCTGAGATCGGTAAATGGTGTAATAGTTGAACGCTGGTGGTATGAACGCGTTGTTAATATGACATATAGTCCGAAAAACAAGGTTCTATGCTTATGGAGGAGGAGCGGCGGCGATACCGAACTTCATAAATATTACACTAAGAAG TGTAAGGATGTGTACTACTGCATAAAAGACGCTATGGAGAAGGCAGCGGCTCGCGGGCGGGGCACGAACGTGGGCTACGAGCTCGGCGGCGAGTTCCCCGTGCAAGACATGCGAACGGGCGAGGGTGGGCTCCTGCAGGTTTGCATGGAAGGCGTCGGTCTCCTCTTCGCAAACAGCAAG GATTTCGAG TTTTTTGTAAGACTCGATCATATCCGCAAGTGCTTTACTCAAAAGGATGGAATCTTTGTTTTGGAAGAATTCA ATCCTAAAACTAGACAAGTAATTCAACGTAAATATAAGTCACAAATG GCATCTGATATCTGCTACGCTGTCATCTGTGTGTTCTCTTACGTGGCTGCCGGATCGGAGCAACGAAAACAGCAACAGCATCCGCAACAGCAATCACAGCAACAGCCACAACAGCCACAACAGCCACAACAGCCACAACAGCCACAACAGtcacaacagcaacaacagccGCAACAGCAGCCGCAATCGCAGTATACGCCGCATCAACAACGTCAGCACTCACACCAGCTTCAGCTTCAACAGCAACAgttgcagcagcaacagcaatcTCGGTATCCCAATGTAACGTCGCAGACGTACAGAAACCCACAACCCAACAAGGATCCTCATCCTCGTCAACACTGA